GTGCGCAAAAAAGGAGCGAGCCAACCGATCCGGACCATCCTCGGCGGACTGCACCGATTTGAAACCGGCCCGGATCAGGGCAGTAGTTCGCTCGTCCTGCATGAACCAACCTCCGTCCCAGTAGCCGCCTACCAAAATAGACGAACGGAGGTGACGATAGTCGACCTCTCCTCGATCAGGCGCCGCTCTTCACCGAGGTCCGCAGAACTCCGTCGATGATTTCGACGACATTGTCCATGGCGGATAGATGAGAGTGGTCGTGTGTGACGACCACTGTAGCGGTCGCGTTTCGGTGCGTCAGGGTGGTGATGAGGTCCAAGATTGCCGCACCGCGTTCTCGGTCCAGCGCGCTGGTGGGCTCGTCGACGAGCAACACCGCGGGGTCGTTCATCATGGCTCTGACGATGTTGACCCGCTGACGTTGACCACCGGAAAGTTGGTTCGGTCGCTTGTCGGCTTCCTTGCTCAGCCCGACGGAGTCGAGCAACGCCAACGCTTTTTCTTTCGCAGCCCGCGGAGAGTCACCGTTGATGTGTGCGATGACCTGTAGCTGCTCGGCTGCGGTCAGCGAGGCAAGCAGGTTCGGTTGTTGGAAAACCATGCCGACCTTGTTGCGGCGCAGAGTGGTCAAGTCGCCGCGGGAAAGCGACTTCGTCGATACTCCATCGATGACAACCTGACCATGATCTGGCGTGATCAAGGTTGCGGCGACGGCGAGCAGACTGGACTTCCCGGAGCCGGACGGTCCGATAATCGCTGTCATCGTGCCCTTTTCGACGGTCAAGTCGACGCTGTCCAAGGCGGTCAGGCGTCCGGCGCCGTCAGGGTAGGTCAGAGTGATGTCGGTCAGGTTCAAGCTCATCGTGCGCTCCCGAGTGCAGTAAGTGGGTCAACCGAGGTGATGCGGTTGATGGACAACCCGGCGCCCATCGCGCCGAGGATGATGATGACCAGTGCGGGCAGTGCCACCGTGCCGATATCGAGTACGAACGGGACTGTCCCGCCGACCAGCGCTCCGACGCCGGCGGCCAGTGCGGTTCCGATTGCAGTGCCTGCGACCAGAAGTACGACTGCTTGGCCGAGCGCATCTCGCAACAGGTAGCCGGTGGACGCGCCGAGGGCTTTGAGTACGGCGACGTCACCGGTGCGTTGGATGGTCCACACGGTGAAGAATGCACCGATGACCAGGGCTGATATTGCGAACATGAAAGCGCGCATCAGCTGCAGCGAACCATTTTCCGAGGTGTAGGAACCGATTGCAGATTTGGCATCGGACGTGGTCACGGTGTCGGTGCCGATCTGAGTGTCGGCTGCGGCCAGGTCTGCAGTGTCGCCGCTGGTGGTCAAGCCGATCACGGTGGCCGACAGAGGGCCGGTGGACGAGCCGCCGGTCAGAGTCTGCCAAGCTGCCAGGTCCATGAAAATCACCGGGGTGTGGCTGTAGGACGCGTCGCCATCGATCGCTGCGACGGTCAGACGCTGCCCACCGAGGCTGAAGTCGTCGCCGGTGCTCACGTCGAGCTCGTCGGCTGCGGAAGTCGACAGCACGGCAGTTCCGGGAACTATGCGGTCCGATTCCGGTGCCAGGGCCGAGCCTTGCTGTACGCCGAACGCAGAGATTGCAGCGCTGTGCTCACCGGCCTCGGCCTTGGTGGTGGTGATGCCGAGTGGATCGGCTCGGTCGACCCCATCGACGCTCGACCATTGTTGCCACATGGATTCTGTGACTTTGGAGTCGGTGAACGACACCGACTTACCCTCGGCAGGTTGGGAAAATGCCAGACGGTCCGCGGACAAGCCGGTAATGGCCGACGTGCTTTCCTTACCGAGCCCTGCAGTGAGCCCGGACAACAGGCCGACCAACATGGTGATCAGGATGATGACGGTACCCATCAGGGCGAACCGCCCCTTGGCGAACAGTAGATCTCTCCAGGCGACGAACACGACTTTTTGCCTCTCCTTGCGTGCCACCGAATCGGGTCCCGGTGACTGAGATCAACTCTGGTCGGAATCGGTGTGGACGGCATCGACCGGCAGACTGCATAGGTGAAGCCGTTAGGGGGAGGGCCCGCTACACCTTTCGGACGATGCAGTTTCGGGGTCGAACTCGATAAGCTGGGGTATCTATGGATCCGTCGTCGCTCACCCCACTCGGTCGCGTACTACGCGGCTGCCTCCATCTGATGTTCGTCGCATTGGTTGCGCTTTCGATCGTGCGAGCGGTTCTGGACGATGCGCCGCACGTGGTCGCGATTGTCGTCATCGCGGTGCTTCTCGGCGCGGTGTACACGGCAGGTGCGTTGTGGCCGAGGGCACGGACCTCTCGATCGGCGGCCGCGCAGTGGTTGGTAGCGGTAGGTGTCCTGTGGATCGCGTTGCTCGTGTTGAGTCCGGAGGCCGTCTACGTCGCGTTTCCGCTCTACTTTCTGCAATTACACCTGCTGTCCCCCAAATGGGGGCTGACCGCAGTTGTGGCGACGACGATCGCGGCAATCGGTGGTTTCTCCTGGCATCAAGGTGCACTCACTGTCGGAGTCGTCATCGGACCGGCGCTCGGAGCGACGGTCGCCGTTGCAGTGGTGTTCGGCTACGACGCTCTTTACCGCGAGAGTGAACAGCGGCGCAGGCTCATCGAGGAGCTCACTGCGACCCGCGGAGAACTGGCAGTGGCCGAGCACTCGGCAGGGGCCCTCGCAGAGCGCGAGCGTCTCGCCCGCGAAATTCACGACACCTTGGCTCAGGGTCTGTCGAGTATCCAGTTACTGCTGCGTGCGTCGGAACGAATGCTCCCCGAACGGCCGGACGAAGCGCGAGAACACGTCGTCCATGCACGGGAGACGGCAGTGAGCAATCTGGAGGAAGCGCGGCGTTTCGTTCGAGCCCTGACCCCACCCGACCTCGAGAACAGTTCGTTGTCCGCAGCTTTGGAACGCGTGTGCGCCAATGCCTTTCATACAGGTGGACCGGTAGTCGATTGGACGCTGTCCGGCACACCGGTTCCGCTGCCGATCGCGCACGAGGTCGCATTGCTTCGGATCGCGCAATCTGCCCTCGCCAACGCCGTTCAGCACAGTAATGCCGACCGAGTGGCGGTGACGCTGAGCTATATGGACACCGAGGTCGCCCTCGATGTCGTCGACGACGGAGTGGGTTTCGATCCCGATGCGCTTCCACCGCGCACAGATCGAGGATTCGGGCTACCGGGGATGCGCGCGCGAGCCCGCTCGTTGAACGGGACGATGGTGGTGGAGACCGCCCCCGGCGAGGGCACCGCTATCGCCGTCACTTTGTCGTTGGAGGTGCGAGCATGATTCGCCTTCTGCTGGCAGACGATCACCCGGTTGTGCGCGCCGGGTTGCGGGCCGTATTGGAGACCGAACCCGACTTTCAGGTGATCGCCGAGGCACGGACCGCCGAGGAAGCGATCGAAGTGTCCGCCGAGCTCGATGTGGACGTGGTGCTGATGGACCTGCAGTTCGGACCCGGAATGCACGGTGCCGAAGCTATCGCGGTGATCAGTGCTCGCCCGAACGGGCCGCATGTGTTGGTGCTGACGACCTATGACACCGACGCGGACATCCTTGCCGCGATCGAGGCAGGGGCAGCGGGCTATCTGCTGAAGGATGCACCCCCCGAGGAGCTCGCGGCTGCGGTTCGCACCGCGGCATCGGGCAAGTCCGCGCTCGCACCCTCGATCGCCTCACGACTGATGGACCGGATGAGGACGCCGGACAACGCGCTGACTCTGCGGGAGATCGAGGTACTGGGGTTGGTGGCAGACGGCCTCTCCAACCTGCAGATCAGTCAGAAATTGTTCTTGAGTCAAGCCACGGTCAAGTCTCACCTCGCGCACATCTACACCAAGTTGGGCGTGGATTCGCGGACCTCGGCGGTTGCCGCCGCGACTTCTCGCGGGCTGATGCGCCGCTGAAAGAGCGCATCAGCGAACTTGAGCGGAACAGACTCAACTTGAGTAGTGTTACATCCAGCGACACACGAAACGCTCAGTCGAGAAAGTAGGTGACCAGTGGACAGCTTCACCCCCACAACGAAAACGCAGGCCGCGCTCAGTGCCGCTCTGCAAGCCGCGTCCGCAGCGGGAAACCCGGATATTCGCCCGTCGCATTTGTTGGTGGCGTTGCTGGACCAAACGGACGGCATCGCCTCGCCCCTGTTGAAGGCCGTCGGTGTCGACCCGATTGCAGTGCGTACCGAAGCACAAAAATTGGTCGACCGCCTGCCCTCCGCTACAGGCTCGACAACCACTCCGCAGCTCGGACGTGAGGCGCTTGCGGCCATCACCGCAGCACAGGCACTGGCGACCGAACTGGACGACGAGTACGTCTCCACCGAACATCTGATGGTCGGCCTCGCGACCGGTGGTTCCGATGTCGCCAACCTCCTCACCGGCCACGGTGCGGGCGCCAACGAGCTGCGTGACGCATTCCAGGCCGTCCGGGGGAGTGCGCGCGTCACCAGCGCCGATCCCGAGAGCACCTACCAGGCCCTCGAAAAGTACAGCACCGATCTGACTGCTCAGGCTCGCGAAGGCAAGCTCGATCCGGTCATCGGCCGCGACACCGAGATCAGGCGCGTCGTCCAGGTCCTCTCGCGCCGTACCAAGAACAATCCCGTCCTCATCGGCGAGCCCGGTGTCGGCAAGACAGCCATCGTGGAGGGACTTGCGCAGCGGATCATCGCCGGCGACGTGCCGGAAAGCCTGAAGGGCAAGACCGTGGTGTCGCTCGACCTCGGCTCGATGGTCGCGGGCGCCAAGTTCCGCGGTGAGTTCGAGGAGCGGCTCAAGGCCGTACTCGACGACATCAAGAACTCGGCCGGACAGATCATCACCTTCATCGACGAGCTGCACACCATCGTCGGCGCAGGCGCGAGCGGTGAGTCCGCAATGGACGCCGGCAACATGATCAAGCCGATGCTCGCCCGCGGTGAACTGCGACTCGTCGGAGCCACGACACTCGAGGAGTACCGCAAGTACATCGAAAAGGATGCCGCCCTCGAACGTCGATTCCAGCAGGTCTACGTCGGCGAACCCTCGGTCGAGGACACCGTCGGAATTTTGCGTGGCCTCAAGGAACGGTACGAGGTGCACCACGGCGTTCGCATCACCGACTCGGCTCTCGTTGCTGCCGCCACATTGAGCGACCGCTACATCACCGCACGGTTCCTACCGGACAAGGCAATCGACCTGGTCGACGAGGCTGCGTCGAGGCTGCGCATGGAAATCGACTCGCGACCCGTCGAAATCGACGAGGTGGAACGGTCGGTTCGTCGGCTCGAGATCGAAGAGATGGCACTCGAGAAGGAAACCGACGACGCGTCGAAAGCTCGGCTCGAGAAGCTACGTGCGGAGTTGGCGGACTCCCAGGAGAAGCTCAACCAGTTGAGCACCCGCTGGCAGAACGAGAAAACGGCCATCGACTCCGTGCGTGTTCTCAAAGAAGAGCTCGAGAACCTGCGCGGTGAATCCGAACGCGCCGAGCGCGACGGCGATCTAGGCAAGGCCGCGGAGTTGCGCTACGGCAGGATCCCGACTCTCGAGAAAGAGCTCGCAGCCAAGACCGAGTCGACGCCCGCACAGGAAGGGCTCATGCTCAAGGAAGAGGTCGGCCCGGACGACGTCGCCGATGTCGTCGCGGTCTGGACCGGAATTCCCGCAGGCCGGATGCTCGAGGGTGAGACAGCGAAGTTGCTGCGCATGGAAGACGAGTTGGGTAAGCGTGTCGTCGGCCAGAAAGATGCCGTCCAAGCGGTGTCCGACGCGGTCCGGCGAGCACGCGCCGGGGTCGCCGATCCGAACCGTCCGACAGGATCGTTCCTGTTCCTCGGTCCGACTGGCGTCGGCAAGACCGAGCTCGCGAAAGCGCTCGCGGACTTCCTCTTCGACGACGAACGCGCAATGGTTCGCATCGACATGAGCGAGTACAGCGAGAAGCACGCTGTGGCGCGACTGGTCGGCGCACCTCCGGGTTACGTCGGTTACGAAGCAGGTGGGCAGCTCACCGAAGCAGTCCGCAGGCGTCCGTACACCGTCGTGCTGTTCGACGAGGTCGAGAAGGCGCACCCGGACGTCTTCGACATCCTGCTCGCCGTGCTCGACGAGGGCAGGTTGACCGACGGCCAGGGCCGCACGGTCGACTTCCGCAACACCATATTGATCCTCACCTCGAATCTCGGGGCAGGTGGTGACAAGGATCAGGTCATGGATGCGGTCCGTCGAGCGTTCAAGCCGGAGTTCGTCAACCGCCTCGACGACGTCGTCGTGTTCGACGCTTTGTCCGAGGAACAGCTCGAGTCGATCGTCGACATCCAGCTCGGCCAATTGGCCAAGCGTCTTGCTGCTCGACGATTGACGCTGGAGGTTTCTCCGGCGGCGAAGATGTGGCTGGCGTCGCGCGGCTACGACCCCATGTACGGGGCTCGTCCACTGCGCAGGCTGACCCAGCAGGCAATCGGCGATCAGCTTGCCAAGCTGCTGTTGGCGGGCAAGGTTCGCGACGGCGACGCCGTCTCGGTGGACGTGAATCCCGACGGGGATCAGCTGATCCTGAGCTGACGGACGCTTCGCTGATGGAAGGAGGGCCGACCGGATACTTTCCGGTGGGCCCTACTTCGGACGTACCCTCGTGAACATGACGAATCCGGATGAGCCGCGTGATCGGCCGCAGGGCAGCGATCGGTCCTGGGCAGATGGCACCGCGAACCCGCCGCCCGAGGGATCCGAGAACGATCAGCCCACCGAGGTCTGGCAACGCCAGCAAAACCAGGGTGGTCAGCAGTATCAGCAGTACCCGGACTCCCAGCCTTATCCACCGGGTGAGCCTTACCCAGGTACACAGCCCTACCCAGGTTCACAGCCCTACCCAGGTTCACAGCCTTATCCGACGGGTCAACCGTATCCGGATCAGCCCACTCAGCAGTTCGGCTTTCCACAGTCACAGGTTCAGGGGTACGGGCAGCCCTATCAACAGCAGCCGAACCCGACTCAGGCCATGCCCCCGTACGACCCCAACCAGCAGTACGCCGCCAACCAGCAGTACGCGGTGAACCCGGAGCAGTATGGTCAGCCTCCCGGTTACACGGGGGAGACGCCGGTCGAGGGAGACAAATCTTCGGGTGGTTCCGGCGGTGATTCGTCCAACAAGTGGCTCGTTGCTCTCCTTGCACTGGCAGTCCTTGCCGTCGTGATACTCGCCGGTATTCTCTTTCTCACCAACCGGTCTTCCGATTCCGAGGTCACTGCGTCGCCCGGAATCACCAGGACGCTGCCTCAGAGTTCGGCGCCGCTGCCCAGTACACCGGGTCGCGCGCCCGTCGTTCCTTCGGCGCCCGGTGGACTCGTGCCCGGTGGGATTCCGGAGGTCCTCGGTGGGGCCGGTGCTGCGGTCGGAACCATCACCGCGATCGACGGCGCCACCATCTCGATCAACGGTGTCGACGGAGCTCCGGTCACGGTGACTACGACCCCGAAAACCGAAGTCATCTCCCTCTCGGGATTCGACCTCTCCGATTTGAAGGTCGGATCCTTGGTCGTCGTCAATGGGGCACCTGTCGAAGGCGGTTCCATCACGGCCGAGGTCATCATCGAAGTGCCCAAATTCGGTGGCTGAACCCTCCCGGCTCCATCGACGCAGGCACCCCAACCAGCACGCTATAAGGTGATCACCGATGACGGTAATGTGGTTCGGACTAGCAGTGATTGCGCTCGCGGGTGCGGTCGCCCTTCTCTATGTCGATCGATCGCGCCGCGACCAGCTCGGGCGAGTTCGACAGATGTGGGCGAAGGCCCAGGGCTATACGTACGCCCCGACGGATGATCAACTGATCTCGCACTTCCATCGGGCGGCGCTGGCCAAACTCGACGATGCGATTGCTCTCGACGTCGTCCGAGGCGTGCGCAGGGGCGAGAAGTTCGTGCTGTTCGACGTCGAGGAGACTTCGACCATCGTGGCAGTCAAGCGTCCCGTCGGGTCCGACGTCGATATCGATCTTCGTCTCAAGTCGACTCCGCCTCCGCGTGAGAAGGACATGCAGTTGCTCGGGGCGATCGGCCCGCGCGTCGTGTTCGCCACCGATATCGAAATCGCTCGCCGGGTCTGCGACCAGCGCATGGCGGCCTTCACCGAGTCCGTCCCGGCACACGTGTCGTTGCTGTGGAGCGAAAGCGAATGGGCGCTGGGGTCGGTGCCGCTGAGCAGCACGGGTCGTGATTGGGACGCCGCTATCGACGCCGTGGCCAGACTGTCGGGACTTCTCCACGTGCTGCCGCCCGTCCGGAACCGCCAGGCAGCCCCCCGACCCGACGTGCCGCGTCGCCGCCCCGACATCGACGCGGGCGGGCATGCGCCGAACCGTCCGCAGGCACCCGCACCCGCACCCACACCCGCCGCCCGGCAGGCTCCGCGCCCGCCCGTATCCGCACCCGTGGACCCGCCGCGACGCCCGAGTGGCCCGACCCCGATCAATCGCGATGCAGAACGGCGTCGACGCGAGTCCTGAGGACCGATGATCGATCGGAACGACGCCGGGTTCTTTCAAGACGCCATCAAGTGGCGTCGAGCAGATAGCCTTCACGTCTATGACTGCTGAGTCGATCGAACCTGTGTCCGCACCCGCATCGCGCCCCGTCGCGCTAGTCACCGGTCCTACTTCGGGACTCGGCGGCGAATTTGCACGTCATCTGGCATCGCGTGGCTACGACCTCGTGCTCGTCGCTCGCAACGAGTTGAAGCTGCGAGCCCTCGCCGACGATCTGCGCGTCGGATTCGGTGCGAACTCGGAGATCATTGCCGCGGATCTGGCAACCTCGGCTGGGCGTGAGGCCGTGATCGCGCGTTTGGAACTGGGCGTCGAGTATCTGGTCAACAACGCGGGCTTCGGTACCTCGGGTGAATTCTGGACCGCGGACCCCGAACTGCTGCAGTCGCAGTTGGACGTCAATGTCACCTCCGTCATGCACTTCACCCGAGCAGCGCTTCCGTCGATGGTTGCCGCGGCCAAGGGCACAGTGATCAACGTTGCGAGTGTTGCCGGCTTGTTGGCCGGACGAGGCTCCACCTACTCGGCGTCGAAGGCATACGTCATCTCGTTCTCCGAAGGATTGTCCGGTGGTCTCGCCGGCACCGGTGTTCAGATCCAAGCCCTGTGCCCTGGTTTCATCAAGACCGAGTTCCATCAGCGGGCGGGTATCGAAATGTCCTCGATCCCGAGATTCATGTGGTTGAGCGTCGAGCAGGTCGTGCAGACCTCTATGAAGGATCTGGACAAGGGCAAGGTCATCAGCATTCCTGGCGCACAGTACAAAGTACTGACGGCCGTCGGCAGCAAGGTGCCCAAAAGTGCGGTCCGGAAGCTGACCAACCTTGTCGGGCGAGGACGCGGACGGACCTAATTCGCGCGACGCGGGCGAGCCTGCGGGCGTGTCGGGCCGAACACCGATAAATTCATACCTCGTGACTGTTTTTGTGGTTCTTGCGATCCTCGTACTCGTTCTCCTTGCCTACACGGCGAGCCTCGAACGGCGGGTTCGCCGCTATACCTCGCGTACCGCGGCGAGTCGATATCTCGTGACCGTCGAACTCGATCGCCGTCACGTTCAGCTGGAGCCGTTCATCGCTGCCGTCGAGTCCTCGGGGCTCGATCCGAAAACAGTTCGTGCCCTGGTCGGTGCTCGATCGTGGTCCAAAGCGGTCCGCGAGCGCGAACTGGGTCTCAACACACAGGCTGCCGCGGAGAATGCGCTGTCCGCCGCAGTGCACTCGGTGCTCGCGGAATCGGACATGCATCCCACGCTCAAGACCAGTTGGGCCTTCCAAGGTCCCGCCGGGGATCTGGAGACGACCGAGAAGCGGATCGCAGGCGCAGTGCGGGTGTACAACGACAACGCATATCGACTCTCGCTGGCGCGTACGACTTTTCCGTCGAGGCTGGTAGCGAAAGCGTTGAAGGTGCCGGATCCGGAACCGTTCGTCGAGCATGCCGCGTCGGCCGGTGAACAACCGGAGGACTTGCCCGCGCAGCTTGCCTGATCCTCTGTCGGTCGAGCGACGCGGAGTCGGTAGATTCTTCGGAGACGACCGAAGGGATTTCTCCATGGCCATCAGCGCCGACAATGCCGAGCGGGCCGAACTGGCCGGGCTCGTACGTGAACTTGCCATCGTCCACGGCAAGGTGACGTTGTCCTCGGGGAAAGAGGCCGACTACTACGTCGACCTACGCCGTGCGACGCTCCACCACCGAGCGAGCGCGCTGATCGGTTCGTTGATGCGCGAACTGGTCGCGGATTGGGATTTCGACTCGGTCGGCGGGTTGACGATGGGCGCCGATCCCGTTGCGTTCGCAGTCATGCATGCGCCGGGTCGTCCGATCGACGCGTTCGTCGTGCGGAAGGCTGCGAAGGCGCACGGAATGCAGCGCCAGATCGAAGGACCCGACATTGTCGGCAAGCGCGTGTTGGTTGTCGAAGACACCACAACCACCGGCAATTCGCCACTTACTGCCGTCGCTGCGCTGCGGGAGGCGGGTGCGACGGTCGTCGGAGTTGCCACCGTGGTGGACAGGGCAACTGGTGCGGACGACGTCATTGCCGCCGAGGGGCTCGAGTATCGTTCGCTCCTCGGACTGGGAGATCTAGGGCTGTAGGGCCTCGGTTTTCAGCTATTGCAACTGCGCCACCACGATGAAGTTGTCGTTCGTCGGTTCGCCGCCGCGCACGTCGCAGTTCGCGAGGATCAACCTTCCCGGCACCGAGCGGCGAAGGTCGTTGTCGCCCAGTAGTGAACCCTTCGGCAGTGGGCCGACGCTTTCCACTGCGTACTCGAGAACCCCGTTGGGGGTATCGAGTACGACTCGGTCGCCCGGCTGTGCGACGCCGAGCGCCTTGAAAGGTGCGTCCTTCTTCGAATAGTTGTGGCCCACAACCACTACGGTCTGTTGCGCATCGGTCCCCGGTAGCCCGCTCTCGGCCCACCATGCAGGTCGCTCGTCGACAGGATTCAGTACCTGCCCGCTGTCTCCTCCGCGGAAGAGGCCGTCGGGATTGACCGGGCTGCTCATGTAGGTGACGCCGTCGGACGATCGCAGTTCGATGGCGTCGGGCTGGGCCGGATCGACGACCGCGGCAGTCGGTGAAGGCGCAGAAATCTGCGCCTCCACCGACTCCCCGCTGGGGCTGATCACGTCGGAACCGTCACTTGCGCAACCGGATACAGCGATGAGCAGGGCCGCGGTAGTAACCCAGATGGATCTACGAAGCATCGGCACCGTTGCGGCGACGCAGGTACAGTCCGCCACCGACCGCGGCCACGGCGACGACTCCGACACCGGCAAGGATCGCCGGAAGAGTGTTGGAGTCGGAAGAACCGCTCGACGCCGAATCGCCCAGTGCAAGATCGACGGCAGGCAATTCACCGGCAACCGTCATGACGCCCTGGTCGTTCGTGGTGAAGTAGTCGGCGACTGTGAAGGAACCGTCCTCGTTGAAGACACCGATCAGTTCGACGCCGGTCTCATCGACGACCACGGTGGTCTCGTCGACCTTGGTGCTGTCGACCTCGTCGTGAGCGGTGCCGCCCAGGTTGATGGTCAAGCTGAGCTTCGGGCCACTGGCGGCGAGGTCGGCGGCCTTCTTCTTCAGGTCTGCTTCGGCCTTGGCTGCGGTCTCGGCGGCGGTCTTGGCCGTTGCAGCCTCGGCCTTCGCTGCGGTCACTGCCTCGGCTTTGGTCTTTGCGTCTGCTTCCGCGGTGGCCGCGGTGGCTGCGAGCGCGTCGGCCTTCTCCGTCGCGGCGGTGGCGTCTGCTCTTGCCTTGGTGAGCGCAGCGGCTGCTGCGGTCGCTTTTGCTTCCAGATCGGCGACGTTGTCACCGGCGGTTGCGGCAGCTTCGGCTGCAGCTGTTGCTTCGGCCTCCGCTGTCTTCAGATCTGCCGCGGCCTTGGTTGCGGCGGCCCGTGCTTCCTCGGCGGCCTTGGTTGCCGCAGCGGCCTCGTCCGAGCTCGCCCCAGCGGCGGCTTCGAGTTCTGTTGCTCTGGCGTCTGCAGCGGCAGACGCTTCTGCAGTCGCTCTGGCCTCGACGGCCAGTGACGCCGAGCGGGCTGCGGTAGCCACTGCCGCGCGGACTGCTGCGGTCACCTTCGCGAGGTTGAACTTCTTGAACGCTTCTTCGACGGCGGCCACGGACTCGCGCAATTCCGTCGTCGACTTGTCGAAGTCGGCTTGTGCAGTCAACGCGATTTCTGCTTTCGCGTCGGCCTCTGCCCGTGCTTCGGCGGCGGCTGCGACGGCGTCGGGGTCACCGGCTGCGGCTGCGGCGGCCTCTAGGTCGGTTGCCTTCTTCTCGGCGGCCGCGGCTTCTGTCTTCGCTTTATCAGCGGCAGTCTTCGTTTCGGTAACCTTGGCATCCAACGTTGCTTTGTCGTTCTTGGCTGCGGTGGCTGCGGCGGAGGCGGCGATGCTGGCAATGTTGGCCGCTTCCGCTGCCTTCGTCGCGTCGGTCGCGCTCAGTGCGGCGCCTGCGGCATCGAGCTCGGCTTTGGCTGCGGCGGTGTTCGA
This region of Rhodococcus sp. PAMC28707 genomic DNA includes:
- a CDS encoding ABC transporter ATP-binding protein, with protein sequence MSLNLTDITLTYPDGAGRLTALDSVDLTVEKGTMTAIIGPSGSGKSSLLAVAATLITPDHGQVVIDGVSTKSLSRGDLTTLRRNKVGMVFQQPNLLASLTAAEQLQVIAHINGDSPRAAKEKALALLDSVGLSKEADKRPNQLSGGQRQRVNIVRAMMNDPAVLLVDEPTSALDRERGAAILDLITTLTHRNATATVVVTHDHSHLSAMDNVVEIIDGVLRTSVKSGA
- a CDS encoding sensor histidine kinase, coding for MDPSSLTPLGRVLRGCLHLMFVALVALSIVRAVLDDAPHVVAIVVIAVLLGAVYTAGALWPRARTSRSAAAQWLVAVGVLWIALLVLSPEAVYVAFPLYFLQLHLLSPKWGLTAVVATTIAAIGGFSWHQGALTVGVVIGPALGATVAVAVVFGYDALYRESEQRRRLIEELTATRGELAVAEHSAGALAERERLAREIHDTLAQGLSSIQLLLRASERMLPERPDEAREHVVHARETAVSNLEEARRFVRALTPPDLENSSLSAALERVCANAFHTGGPVVDWTLSGTPVPLPIAHEVALLRIAQSALANAVQHSNADRVAVTLSYMDTEVALDVVDDGVGFDPDALPPRTDRGFGLPGMRARARSLNGTMVVETAPGEGTAIAVTLSLEVRA
- a CDS encoding response regulator transcription factor → MIRLLLADDHPVVRAGLRAVLETEPDFQVIAEARTAEEAIEVSAELDVDVVLMDLQFGPGMHGAEAIAVISARPNGPHVLVLTTYDTDADILAAIEAGAAGYLLKDAPPEELAAAVRTAASGKSALAPSIASRLMDRMRTPDNALTLREIEVLGLVADGLSNLQISQKLFLSQATVKSHLAHIYTKLGVDSRTSAVAAATSRGLMRR
- a CDS encoding LemA family protein encodes the protein MTVFVVLAILVLVLLAYTASLERRVRRYTSRTAASRYLVTVELDRRHVQLEPFIAAVESSGLDPKTVRALVGARSWSKAVRERELGLNTQAAAENALSAAVHSVLAESDMHPTLKTSWAFQGPAGDLETTEKRIAGAVRVYNDNAYRLSLARTTFPSRLVAKALKVPDPEPFVEHAASAGEQPEDLPAQLA
- a CDS encoding SDR family oxidoreductase, which produces MSAPASRPVALVTGPTSGLGGEFARHLASRGYDLVLVARNELKLRALADDLRVGFGANSEIIAADLATSAGREAVIARLELGVEYLVNNAGFGTSGEFWTADPELLQSQLDVNVTSVMHFTRAALPSMVAAAKGTVINVASVAGLLAGRGSTYSASKAYVISFSEGLSGGLAGTGVQIQALCPGFIKTEFHQRAGIEMSSIPRFMWLSVEQVVQTSMKDLDKGKVISIPGAQYKVLTAVGSKVPKSAVRKLTNLVGRGRGRT
- the pyrE gene encoding orotate phosphoribosyltransferase, which encodes MAISADNAERAELAGLVRELAIVHGKVTLSSGKEADYYVDLRRATLHHRASALIGSLMRELVADWDFDSVGGLTMGADPVAFAVMHAPGRPIDAFVVRKAAKAHGMQRQIEGPDIVGKRVLVVEDTTTTGNSPLTAVAALREAGATVVGVATVVDRATGADDVIAAEGLEYRSLLGLGDLGL
- the clpB gene encoding ATP-dependent chaperone ClpB, which translates into the protein MDSFTPTTKTQAALSAALQAASAAGNPDIRPSHLLVALLDQTDGIASPLLKAVGVDPIAVRTEAQKLVDRLPSATGSTTTPQLGREALAAITAAQALATELDDEYVSTEHLMVGLATGGSDVANLLTGHGAGANELRDAFQAVRGSARVTSADPESTYQALEKYSTDLTAQAREGKLDPVIGRDTEIRRVVQVLSRRTKNNPVLIGEPGVGKTAIVEGLAQRIIAGDVPESLKGKTVVSLDLGSMVAGAKFRGEFEERLKAVLDDIKNSAGQIITFIDELHTIVGAGASGESAMDAGNMIKPMLARGELRLVGATTLEEYRKYIEKDAALERRFQQVYVGEPSVEDTVGILRGLKERYEVHHGVRITDSALVAAATLSDRYITARFLPDKAIDLVDEAASRLRMEIDSRPVEIDEVERSVRRLEIEEMALEKETDDASKARLEKLRAELADSQEKLNQLSTRWQNEKTAIDSVRVLKEELENLRGESERAERDGDLGKAAELRYGRIPTLEKELAAKTESTPAQEGLMLKEEVGPDDVADVVAVWTGIPAGRMLEGETAKLLRMEDELGKRVVGQKDAVQAVSDAVRRARAGVADPNRPTGSFLFLGPTGVGKTELAKALADFLFDDERAMVRIDMSEYSEKHAVARLVGAPPGYVGYEAGGQLTEAVRRRPYTVVLFDEVEKAHPDVFDILLAVLDEGRLTDGQGRTVDFRNTILILTSNLGAGGDKDQVMDAVRRAFKPEFVNRLDDVVVFDALSEEQLESIVDIQLGQLAKRLAARRLTLEVSPAAKMWLASRGYDPMYGARPLRRLTQQAIGDQLAKLLLAGKVRDGDAVSVDVNPDGDQLILS
- a CDS encoding FtsX-like permease family protein, which gives rise to MARKERQKVVFVAWRDLLFAKGRFALMGTVIILITMLVGLLSGLTAGLGKESTSAITGLSADRLAFSQPAEGKSVSFTDSKVTESMWQQWSSVDGVDRADPLGITTTKAEAGEHSAAISAFGVQQGSALAPESDRIVPGTAVLSTSAADELDVSTGDDFSLGGQRLTVAAIDGDASYSHTPVIFMDLAAWQTLTGGSSTGPLSATVIGLTTSGDTADLAAADTQIGTDTVTTSDAKSAIGSYTSENGSLQLMRAFMFAISALVIGAFFTVWTIQRTGDVAVLKALGASTGYLLRDALGQAVVLLVAGTAIGTALAAGVGALVGGTVPFVLDIGTVALPALVIIILGAMGAGLSINRITSVDPLTALGSAR
- a CDS encoding DUF5666 domain-containing protein translates to MTNPDEPRDRPQGSDRSWADGTANPPPEGSENDQPTEVWQRQQNQGGQQYQQYPDSQPYPPGEPYPGTQPYPGSQPYPGSQPYPTGQPYPDQPTQQFGFPQSQVQGYGQPYQQQPNPTQAMPPYDPNQQYAANQQYAVNPEQYGQPPGYTGETPVEGDKSSGGSGGDSSNKWLVALLALAVLAVVILAGILFLTNRSSDSEVTASPGITRTLPQSSAPLPSTPGRAPVVPSAPGGLVPGGIPEVLGGAGAAVGTITAIDGATISINGVDGAPVTVTTTPKTEVISLSGFDLSDLKVGSLVVVNGAPVEGGSITAEVIIEVPKFGG